In Candidatus Nitrosarchaeum limnium SFB1, the following proteins share a genomic window:
- a CDS encoding hypothetical protein (hypothetical protein Nmar_0936), protein MNQINGIRFAAIINNKGRKIAGGFSPNITPLEKDQQKIEMLFMEMALDLSMRKEFDNTLGSINAIVSYRNKTNIITIPHQDNFMLISSEPELESSKIILTAKKNLRPMKIMEVISC, encoded by the coding sequence ATGAATCAAATAAACGGCATTAGATTTGCAGCTATAATCAACAACAAAGGAAGAAAAATAGCAGGGGGATTTAGTCCAAATATCACACCACTGGAAAAAGATCAACAAAAAATAGAGATGTTGTTTATGGAGATGGCACTTGATTTGTCAATGAGAAAAGAGTTTGACAATACACTTGGAAGCATTAACGCGATAGTATCATATAGAAATAAAACAAACATCATCACCATTCCACATCAAGACAATTTTATGCTCATATCATCAGAGCCAGAACTAGAGTCTTCAAAAATAATTCTAACGGCAAAAAAGAATCTCAGACCCATGAAAATCATGGAGGTGATAAGCTGTTGA
- a CDS encoding RNA polymerase insert, translating into MSSLEVINKDNQKISIKLKGVPLQYANALRRICLNGIPVFAIDTVDIIENSSVLPDEGLAHRLGLIPLQTDLSRFNEPSKCDCKSETGCSNCKVMLVLDSGDSDVTRTILSNELTSEDESVKPTSDKIPIVQLAAGQRIKVECYARLGRGTEHAKWNSSNISVLTETNKEDERILTIESTGALKPEQIVLAGVDELSNRLEEFKEIIGQLKE; encoded by the coding sequence TTGTCTTCTTTAGAGGTAATTAACAAGGATAATCAGAAAATATCAATAAAGCTAAAAGGTGTCCCATTACAATATGCAAATGCACTTAGACGTATCTGTCTTAATGGCATCCCAGTTTTTGCCATCGATACTGTAGATATCATAGAAAACTCTTCAGTATTGCCTGATGAAGGCTTGGCTCATAGACTAGGATTAATACCATTACAGACTGATCTCTCAAGATTCAATGAACCATCAAAATGTGATTGTAAAAGTGAAACAGGTTGCTCTAATTGTAAAGTAATGTTAGTTTTAGATTCAGGGGATTCGGATGTAACTAGAACTATTTTATCAAATGAACTAACATCAGAAGATGAATCAGTAAAGCCGACTTCAGATAAAATTCCAATTGTTCAACTTGCAGCTGGCCAGAGAATCAAAGTGGAATGCTATGCAAGACTAGGACGTGGAACAGAACATGCAAAGTGGAATTCTTCAAATATTTCAGTTCTAACGGAAACCAACAAAGAGGACGAGCGTATTCTTACAATCGAATCTACAGGAGCATTAAAACCAGAACAGATAGTTCTTGCAGGAGTAGATGAACTAAGCAACAGATTAGAAGAATTCAAAGAAATTATTGGTCAATTAAAAGAATAA
- a CDS encoding ribosomal protein L15: MANQVVIRMAKGLKKASAKNDAPLWAKLSEYALKPSIARRHINLNRIGQLTKESDTVVFPGKVLGTGDINHKITLCSFAISNAAAAKVLERGGKIVSFSDLIEKNPTGKGVVLLG, translated from the coding sequence ATGGCTAATCAAGTCGTTATACGCATGGCAAAGGGTCTAAAGAAGGCATCTGCCAAAAATGATGCTCCGCTTTGGGCAAAACTATCCGAATATGCACTAAAACCATCAATTGCAAGACGACATATTAATTTGAATAGAATTGGTCAATTAACAAAGGAATCAGATACTGTAGTTTTCCCAGGTAAAGTATTAGGAACTGGAGACATTAATCATAAAATTACACTTTGCTCATTTGCAATTTCAAATGCAGCTGCTGCCAAAGTTTTAGAAAGAGGTGGAAAGATAGTTAGTTTTTCTGACTTGATAGAAAAAAACCCAACAGGAAAAGGAGTGGTACTACTTGGCTAG
- a CDS encoding ribosomal protein L13, translating into MDKPIVVDATDHIAGRLCSKVAKLLLNGNRVSIVNCEKIMLSGTRDNIIYHYRKFLEVNSVIHPRHGPVHARRPDTIMTRMVRGMLPKKKPSGLMAHKRLRTYIGSPRELSAFEKIQFKEAKITKSPANYTTIGEISKIIGWTE; encoded by the coding sequence ATGGACAAACCAATAGTAGTTGACGCAACAGATCACATTGCGGGAAGATTATGTTCAAAGGTTGCAAAATTATTATTAAATGGAAACAGAGTTTCAATTGTAAACTGTGAGAAAATCATGTTAAGTGGAACACGAGACAATATAATTTATCATTACAGAAAATTCTTAGAAGTAAACAGTGTAATTCATCCAAGACACGGCCCAGTACATGCAAGGAGACCAGATACAATAATGACAAGAATGGTTCGTGGAATGTTACCAAAGAAGAAACCATCTGGATTAATGGCCCATAAAAGATTGCGAACATACATTGGTTCTCCAAGAGAACTAAGTGCATTTGAGAAAATTCAATTCAAAGAAGCAAAGATTACAAAATCTCCCGCAAACTATACAACAATTGGAGAGATTTCAAAAATAATAGGATGGACAGAATGA
- a CDS encoding ribosomal protein S9, with amino-acid sequence MDRMTTPKTEIYFATRKTSSAHVYITKGQGKIRINNIPIEMIPQETAREVMLAPLEITGDLRDKIDISVRVRGGGFMGQASAVATGISRALTGWTKSKKDPKDHPFPKSTREDLRQRITDFDKYLISGDARRKEPKKFGGPGARRRKQKSYR; translated from the coding sequence ATGGACAGAATGACCACACCAAAAACAGAAATCTATTTTGCAACAAGAAAAACATCTAGTGCGCATGTTTACATTACAAAAGGACAAGGAAAAATTAGAATAAACAACATTCCAATTGAAATGATTCCACAAGAGACTGCTCGTGAAGTCATGTTAGCTCCATTGGAGATTACCGGAGATTTAAGAGATAAAATAGATATTTCAGTTAGAGTTAGAGGTGGGGGATTTATGGGACAAGCTAGTGCGGTAGCTACTGGCATCTCAAGAGCACTGACAGGTTGGACAAAATCTAAAAAAGATCCAAAAGATCATCCATTCCCAAAATCAACAAGAGAAGACCTTAGACAAAGAATCACAGATTTTGACAAGTATTTGATTAGCGGTGATGCCAGAAGAAAAGAACCAAAGAAATTTGGCGGACCTGGCGCAAGAAGAAGAAAGCAAAAATCATACCGTTAG
- a CDS encoding nucleotidyl transferase — MILAGGKGTRGKPYTEYFPKAMTPINDVPLVDYIVRYLNSFSFIKEIIIVSDYNGLGGQIKNYYSNAKNGKKITFVQDSQSGTGGDLLHLEDKLKEDTEFVLWFVDNLCAIDLEKMRKTFKEKNSIACIATRTKRKEETGFAVVEDGIIKEFREKPVIKLQLSECLGVYILGKEIIKKIKAKAKQKEINLSFDILQQLSQEGKISAFDIEDRDWIDAESPMILERNDSTVKKIIKQMGL, encoded by the coding sequence GTGATTTTAGCCGGTGGCAAAGGAACTAGAGGAAAACCATATACTGAATATTTTCCAAAGGCAATGACGCCAATTAACGATGTACCATTAGTTGATTATATTGTAAGATATCTCAACTCGTTTAGTTTCATCAAAGAAATTATCATTGTTTCAGATTATAATGGACTTGGGGGTCAGATTAAAAACTACTACAGTAACGCAAAGAATGGAAAAAAGATTACATTTGTACAAGACTCTCAAAGTGGAACAGGTGGAGATCTACTGCACCTTGAAGATAAGCTAAAAGAAGACACAGAATTTGTTTTGTGGTTTGTAGATAACCTATGTGCAATTGATTTGGAAAAGATGAGAAAAACATTCAAAGAGAAAAACAGTATAGCATGCATTGCAACTAGAACAAAAAGAAAAGAAGAGACAGGATTTGCAGTAGTGGAAGACGGAATAATCAAAGAGTTTAGAGAAAAACCAGTAATAAAATTACAATTATCCGAATGTCTTGGAGTATACATTTTAGGAAAAGAAATAATCAAAAAAATAAAAGCAAAAGCAAAACAAAAGGAGATCAACTTATCATTTGATATTTTACAACAGTTATCACAAGAAGGGAAGATTAGTGCTTTTGACATTGAAGATAGAGATTGGATTGATGCTGAATCTCCAATGATTTTAGAAAGAAATGATTCTACTGTAAAGAAGATTATAAAACAGATGGGACTTTAG
- a CDS encoding 3-isopropylmalate dehydratase, small subunit, translating into MQSFKKIKTIVTPFDKVNVDTDQIVPKQFLKLVQKSGFGQFLFYNWRYDEHENLKPDFILNEPKYKNSKILVAGDNFGCGSSREHAVWALLDYGFSVIISTSFADIFYSNCFKNGILPIILDDKTVEKLQQETSEVEVDLQNQTIKTNSETIHFDIDSHKKKILLEGLDDIAQTLIYEKQILNFEKQSKVPSVL; encoded by the coding sequence ATGCAGTCATTTAAAAAAATCAAAACAATAGTCACTCCTTTTGATAAGGTAAATGTCGATACTGATCAAATTGTCCCAAAACAATTTCTAAAACTAGTTCAAAAATCTGGATTTGGACAATTTCTTTTCTATAACTGGAGATACGATGAACACGAAAATCTCAAGCCTGATTTTATTCTAAATGAGCCAAAATACAAAAATTCCAAAATTCTAGTTGCAGGAGATAATTTTGGATGTGGCTCAAGTAGAGAACATGCTGTATGGGCATTGCTAGATTACGGTTTTTCGGTAATCATATCAACTTCATTTGCAGATATCTTTTATAGTAACTGTTTCAAAAATGGCATTTTGCCAATTATTTTAGATGATAAGACAGTGGAGAAATTACAACAAGAAACAAGTGAGGTAGAAGTGGATTTACAAAACCAAACTATCAAAACAAATTCTGAAACAATTCATTTTGATATTGATTCCCACAAGAAAAAAATTCTTTTGGAGGGATTGGATGATATTGCACAAACCTTAATTTATGAAAAACAAATACTAAACTTTGAAAAGCAATCTAAAGTCCCATCTGTTTTATAA
- a CDS encoding 3-isopropylmalate dehydratase, large subunit, producing MGKTLFEKIWDAHIVVEKENSPSLIYIDRHLVHEVTSPQAFDGLRMNNRKVRRPDLTIATMDHNVPTNNRTLPILDQTSAVQIQTLEKNCKDFGIQLFDIHSPNQGIVHVIGPQLGITLPGTTIVCGDSHTSTHGAFGALAFGIGTSEVEHVLASQTLWLEKPKPFEIRVNGKRKNPHAVTAKDIILSIIKNIGTSGGNGTVIEYAGDGICDLSMEQRMTICNMSIEAGARAGLIAPDEKTFEYLRGRKYTPKNYDSLVDYWRENLKTDSDAKFEKKYTLQIDNIAPQVSWGTNPGMTCDVTESVPSPEEFSNGDQNQKKGAEKALEYMALKPGTLMTEIKIDRVFIGSCTNARLEDLIEASKVVKGKKVSSHVKAMVVPGSQMVKKQAEELGLDKIFTDANFEWRDAGCSMCLGMNPDILLPGERCASTSNRNFEGRQGTGGRTHLVSPVMAAAAAIEGHFVDVRDMDLN from the coding sequence ATGGGAAAAACACTTTTTGAAAAAATTTGGGATGCTCATATTGTTGTAGAAAAAGAAAACAGCCCCTCTCTTATCTACATAGACCGACATTTGGTGCATGAGGTTACATCGCCGCAAGCATTTGATGGCCTTCGTATGAATAACAGAAAAGTGAGAAGACCTGATCTGACTATTGCAACAATGGATCATAACGTTCCAACAAACAACAGAACGCTTCCTATATTGGATCAAACATCTGCAGTCCAAATACAAACACTAGAGAAAAACTGTAAGGATTTTGGAATTCAATTATTTGATATTCATAGCCCAAATCAAGGAATAGTTCACGTAATTGGACCTCAATTAGGAATTACATTACCTGGAACCACTATAGTTTGTGGTGACAGTCATACATCCACACATGGGGCATTTGGTGCATTAGCATTTGGTATTGGTACAAGTGAAGTAGAACACGTTTTAGCATCTCAAACTTTGTGGCTAGAAAAACCAAAACCTTTTGAAATAAGGGTAAATGGAAAAAGAAAAAACCCTCACGCGGTTACTGCAAAAGACATCATACTATCTATTATCAAAAATATTGGAACTTCTGGGGGCAATGGAACTGTTATTGAATATGCTGGCGATGGGATTTGTGATCTTTCAATGGAGCAAAGAATGACAATATGTAACATGTCAATTGAGGCTGGTGCACGTGCTGGATTAATTGCACCCGATGAAAAAACATTTGAGTATCTTCGAGGTAGAAAATATACTCCAAAAAATTATGACTCTCTAGTTGATTACTGGAGAGAGAATCTGAAAACTGACAGTGATGCAAAATTTGAAAAAAAATATACTCTACAAATTGACAATATTGCACCTCAAGTAAGCTGGGGCACTAATCCTGGAATGACTTGTGATGTTACTGAATCAGTTCCATCCCCTGAAGAATTTTCTAACGGTGATCAAAACCAAAAGAAGGGAGCAGAGAAAGCACTTGAATACATGGCACTCAAACCTGGAACTCTTATGACTGAAATAAAAATAGATAGAGTTTTCATTGGTTCTTGTACTAATGCAAGGCTTGAAGATCTTATTGAAGCATCCAAAGTTGTTAAAGGAAAAAAAGTCTCTTCACATGTCAAAGCAATGGTGGTCCCTGGTTCTCAAATGGTAAAAAAACAAGCAGAAGAATTGGGTCTTGATAAAATCTTTACAGATGCAAATTTTGAATGGAGAGATGCAGGTTGTAGTATGTGTCTTGGAATGAATCCCGATATATTATTACCTGGTGAGCGATGTGCAAGTACTTCAAATAGAAATTTTGAAGGAAGACAAGGAACTGGAGGAAGAACTCATTTGGTTAGTCCTGTAATGGCCGCAGCTGCGGCTATTGAAGGTCACTTTGTAGATGTAAGGGATATGGATTTGAATTAA